Within Thermoanaerobaculia bacterium, the genomic segment GAGGTCCGTGATCACGACGTCGACGATCTCCTCCTCGAGGCGGTCGAGCGCCTCGCGGCCGTTTCCCGCCGTGGCGACGTGGAAGCCCTCCGCTTCGAGGATCTTCCGAAGCAGGTCGAGCGCGGGCTTCTCGTCCTCGACGAGGAGGACCGTTCCCTTTCCGCTCTTCACGCCGGCACCGTTTCGACCAGCGGAACGCGAGGCAGCGTGAAGGTGAAGCGGGTGCCGCCCCCCGGGAGATTCTCGGCGACGAGCTCTCCGCCGTGATCGTGGACGATCTTGCGGGTCATGGCGAGGCCGAGGCCCACCCCTGCCTCGCGCGTCGAGAAATACGGCTCGAAGATCTTCGCCAGGTGCGCCGGCGGGATGCCCGGGCCGGTGTCGTCGAACCGGACGCGGATCTCGCGGCCGTCGGAGTCCGCCGCGATCGTCAGCCGGCCGCCGCCCGCCATCTGGACGGCGTTCAACGCCACGTTCAGGAAAGCGGACTTCAGGAGGTCCCGGTCGGCGGCGAGCTCGGCCGGCGCCCCGTCGACGGAGATCTCGACGCCTCGCAGCGCGGCCTCGGGCCCGAGCTCCCGGGCGACCTCCCGGGCGAGCTCGGTCGCGTCGAAGGTCGCGGGGGAGAGGCGCATCGGCTTTCCGTAGGTGAGGAAATTCGTGATGAGCGAGTTCAGGCGTCCGATCTCGTCGCGAAGACTGTCGGTCGTTTCCTCGAATTCCCGCCGGTCGGGCGCGCCGGAGGGAAGAAACCGCCGGCGGAGGTATTCGACGGCGAGGGCGATCGTGTTCAACGGGTTGCGGATCTCGTGGGCGATGCCGGACGCGAGGTGCCCCAGCGAGGCCCGCCGCTCGGCCGCGGCCAGGCGCGCCTCGAGCGCCCGCTGCTCCTCGAGGCGGGCGACCATCGCGTTCCAGGTCTGGACCAGCGCGCCGAGGTCGTCGGTCCGGCGGCTCTCGATCTGCGCGTCGAGGTCTCCTTCGGCGACTTTCTGCGCGGCCGCGGCGAGCTGTCCGACCGGCTGCGTGAAGTTGCGGGTGAGGAGGAGGAGCAGGACGAGGCCGACCGCGAACACCGCCGTCAGCGCGGCGACCCGCCGGCCGAAGCTTCGCGAGATCGTCGCCTCGTAGTCGTCGAGCAGCAGGTCCACCGTGACGTATCCGACCTTCTGGTTCTGCGAGATGATGGGCATGATGAGCCGGTAGTCGCGCTTCGGACCGGTCGATTCGACGTCCCCGCCGATGGTTCCCTTGATCGCGATGTCCTCGGGGGCCTTCTTGCGCCGCGCGCGCCCCTTCGAGGTCGCGATCACGGCGCGTTCCGGGCTCAGGATCTGGATCTCGCGCACGCCTCGCATCCGCAGCTTCTCGGCATAGTCCTGGAGGACCTCGTTGTCGATCTCGCCCGACGTCGAGATCTGCGCCTGATCCGACGCGACCTCGATCGCCTTCGTGACGGCCTCCATCGTGTTCTCGAGCTTGTCGATCAGCTTCCGCTCGTTGTAGGTGTCGACCGCGAAGAGGAGAGCGACCGTCAGGACGAACAGGAGGAGCATCGCGAGCGCGAGCTTCGTCCGGAAACGCGCCGAGCGGAACGGCCAACGCATGCGGCGATTGTATTCTGGCGGGCGCCGGCCGAAGCGGGACGTATGATCCGGCGCGGAGGCTCGAATGGATTCCGGGATCGTTCCTCCGGCGCCCCAGCGGCTCGATTCGTGGCTCGACGTCGCGTGCCTCTTCAAGACCCGCTCGGCCGCCGCGAAGGCGTGCGACGGGGGAAAGGTGGAGGTCAACGGGAACCGCGGGAAACCCCACAAGACGGTCCGGCCCGGGGACCTCGTCGAGATCACGCTCGACCGCGGGCGGCGGCGGATCGTCCGGGTGCTCGCGACCGCCGCGCACTCGCTGCCGAAGAAGGAAGCGCGGGCGCTCTGGGAGGACCTCACGCCGCCGCCTTCGCCGGAAGAACTCGAGGCGCGCCGCATCGAACGGCTCTCGCGGCCGCTGCCGTCGGGCCGCCCCGACTCCCGCGACCGGCGCTCGATCCGCCGGCTGAAGGGGAGGTAAAATCGGTCATGGCCGATTTCGAGACGCTCTGTCCGCACTGCCATTCCCGGCTCAAGGTCGACACCGAGCTCAAGGCGGTGATCGATTTCACGCCGGCCGAGGACCCGAAGACGTTCGAGAACCTCGAGGCGGCGATGGGGCACCTGAAAGCGCACGATGCGGAGCGCGACGCGAAGTTCCAGGTCGCGCTCGATTCCGAGAAGAGCAAGAAGGACGTCCTGCAGAAGAAGTTCGACGAGCTGTTCAAGAAGGCTCAGTCGGACACGTCGAAGCCCATCCGCGACATCGATCTGGACTAGGAGCCGCCGACGCGGCGACGCATCGAGCCGGGCGGGTCGCGTCCGTCGCGCCGCGGGTCTCCGATCCGGTTCCCGGGCTGTTCCCGCCGCAGGTTGTCGCTATAATGCGCACACGCGCAGGAGCTTTTCCGAGCCGACGGCGGTGGCCGCCGTCGACGGATCCGGCGTGCGGCAAATGAGCGCGAACGGAACGGACGCATCACCGCCCGGTGGCTCGCCCCCGCCGATCTCGGTCCTCGAGATCGCCGACGACCTGGAGTTCACCGTCTGGGAGGCGGATCCGCGGACGGAGCGTTTCCGGTTCGTCAGCGACCGGATCGCGCCGCTGCTCGGATGCACGCCGTCCGAGCGGAGGTGGGAGCCCGAGTACGGGGCCGCGCGCGTGCACCCCGAAGACCGGCCCGCCTACCTGGCCCTCTTCCGCGAGCCCTCGTCGGGCCGCTTCGCGATCGAATATCGCGCTTCGGCCGACGACGGCCGCGAGCGATGGCTGCGGGACGTCTTCCGCTTCTCGTTCGACGACGATCACCGCCCGATTTCGGTCCGCGGCATCACCTCCGACGTCACGCCCCGCCACGACGCGGATCAGGCGGCCCGGCGCTCCGAAGAGCGCTACCGCTTCCTCTTCGACGAAAGCCTGGCGGGAATCTTCCGGATGAGCTCGGACGGGGCGCTGCTCGACTGCAACGACGCGTTCGCGCGGATCTTCGGGTATCCGTCCCGCGATGCCGCCATGGCCGGCCGCGACGGCGTGCGGCACTTCGAGGACGCGGATCGGGAACGGATCCTCCAGCGGCTCGCGGCGGACGGGAAGGTCTCCCACGCCGAGCTCCAGGTACGCCGCGGCGACGGGAAGCCCGCCTGGGTCCTCGGCACGTTCACTCGGCTCTCCGGGGGAGCGTCGGCGGCGTTCGAAGGGGTGATCGTCGACATCACGGGACGCAAGAAGGCGGAAGTCCTGATCGAGTACCAGGCGTTCCACGACGGGCTGACGGGCCTCGCCAACCGCAAGCTCTTCCGCGATCGGCTCGTCCAGGCGCTCGCGGTCGCGCGCCGCAAGGGGCGGCGGCTCGCCGTCCTCTTCTTCGACGTCGACCATTTCAAGCTCGTCAACGACCGGTTCGGCCACGAAACGGGCGATCAGCTCCTGCAGGAGGTCGCGACGCGCCTCGTCAAGGCCGTCCGGAAGGTCGACACGGTCGCCCGGCTCGGCGGGGACGAGTTCACGCTGCTCCTCCTCGACACCGAGAGCGCCGACGCCGCCGTCCGGGTCGCGCGGAAGCTCCTCGAGACGATGGGATCACCCTTCTCCGTGGGCGGACGGACGCTGTCGGCGAGCGCGAGCGTCGGGATCAGCCTCTATCCGGAGGACGGCGACGACGAGGAAACTCTCGTCCGGAACGCGGACGCCGCGATGTACCGGGCCAAGGAGCTCGGCCGGAACAACTGCCAGCTCTACACCCGCGCCCTCCAGGTGCGTGCGATGCGGCGGCTGACGATCGAAACGGAGCTCAAGGGGGCGATCGCGCGCGGCGAGCTCGAGGTGCACTATCAGCCGCAGGTGCGGGTCGTCGACGGACAGGTCCGCGGCTTCGAGGCGCTCCTTCGATGGCGCGGGAACGACGGCAAGATGATCTCGCCGGCCGAGTTCATTCCGGTCGCGGAGGAATCGAATCTCATCCTGGAGATCGGGGAGTGGGTCCTCTTCGAGGCGTGCCGCCGGCTCCGGCAATGGCACGACGCGGGATTCCCGGAAGTCTCGGTCGCCGTCAACGTGTCTCCCCGCCAGGTGCAGTTCGGAGGGCTCCTGGAGCTCGTCAATCGCGCGCTCGCCGATTCCTCGGTCCGCGCGTCGACGCTCGAGCTGGAAGTGACCGAGAGCGTCGCGATGCAGGACGTCGAGCACACCCGCGCGCTCTTCTTCGCCCTCCGGGGCGTCGGCGCCCGGATCGCGATCGACGATTTCGGCACGGGACATTCCTCCCTCTCCTACGTCAAGCACCTGCCGGTCCACACGCTCAAGATCGACCAGTCGTTCGTCCGGGACATTCCCGGCAGCTCCGCGGACGAGGCGATCATCGGCGCGATCGTCCACATGGCCGACGCGCTCCGGCTGAGGGTGCTCGCGGAGGGCGTCGAGACGATCGCGCAGCGCGACCTGCTCGTTCGCCAGAAGTGCGGAGAGATGCAGGGATTCCTGTTCAGCCGCGCGCTCCCGGCGGAGGCGACGCTCGCCCTCCTGCGCGAGATCCGGCCCGCGCCTTCCGGCGGGGACTGAGTTCGGTTAGGCTCGCGGCCATGCGCTCCCCGCAGCTCACGCGCCGCCGTCTCTTCGGCGGAATGGCGGCCGGCCTGGCGGCGTCCGCCCTCCCTCTCCCGGGCCGGGCGGTCCGGGCCGAATCCTCCCTGCCGCCGCTTCCCCCTCCTCTCCCGAAGGAGGCGTTCCGGGAGCGGCAGGAGAAGGTCCGGGAGCAGATGGCGCGGCGGCGCATCGACGCGCTCTTCGTCACCCCCTCGACGAACCTGCGGTACCTCGCGAACCTCTCGATCGGGCGCAGCGAGCGGCTCACCGCGCTGCTCCTCCCGGCGAAGGGACCCGCCGTCGTCGTGACCCCGTTCTTCGAGCGCCCGCGCTCGGAGAAGACCGGCGTGTTCGACCGGATCGAGACGTGGCAGGAATCGGAAGACCCGTTCGCGCTCTGCGGGAAGGTGCTCGGAACCGGACGCACGGTCGCGGTGGAAGGATCGACGGCCCTCCACGCGGCCGAGCGCCTGCGGGCGGCGGCGGGAGCGGCGCTCCGCGACGGAACCGATCTCCTCGACGCCCTCCGCGAGATCAAGTCGCCGGCGGAGCAGGGCTTCATCCGGGCGGCCGGGATCCGCACGGTCGCGGCGATCGAAGCGACGTGGGCTCGCCTGCGGGCGGGAATGACGGAGCTCCAGGGCGCCGAGATCCTTTCCGAGGAGTTCGTCCGCGCGGGCGTCCCGTCGGACGGCCTCGTCCAGTTCGGACCGTCGAGCGCCCTGCCGCACGGCGGTCCCGGCGGGCGCCCCCTCGCCGCCGGCGACGTCGTCCTGATCGACTGCGGATGCCTCGTCGAGGGATACACGTCCGACATCACCCGCACCGCGTGCTTCGGAAAGCCGTCCGACCGGGTCCGCCGCGTCTACGACGTCGTCGAACGCGCGCAGCGCGCGGGCATCGACGCGCTCGCGGCGGGCGTCCCGGGCGAGAAGGTCGACGCGGCCGCGCGGAAGGTCATCACCGACGCCGGCTTCGGCGAGTTCTTCACGCACCGCCTCGGCCACGGCCTCGGGATGGACGGACACGAATCGCCGTATCTGGTATCCGGCAACGGCCGCCCCCTCGCCGCGGGGAACGTCGAGACCGTCGAGCCGGGAATCTACCTGCCGGGGGAGTTCGGCGTCCGGATCGAGGACGACTTCGCCGTGACGGCGGGAGGGCGGGACCGACTGTCGCCCCCTCCGGCCGGCCTGCGCATCCTCGCCTAGGCGTCCGGCGCGGCGCCTTCGTGTAAGATCCCCCGGTTTCGTCGAAAGGAACGCACACGATGCCCACGCAGCTCGCTTCGCACGTCAAGGACGCTTCTCTCGCCCCGAAGGGCCGCCTCCGGATCGAGTGGGCCGAGAAGTCGATGCCGGTCCTCGCCCAGATCCGCGCCCGCTTCGAGAGGGAGAAGCCGCTCCGCGGCATGCGTCTCTCCGCCTGCCTCCACGTCACCACCGAGACGGCGAGTCTCGCCCGGACGCTGGCCGCGGGGGGCGCCGACCTCGTCCTCTGCGCATCGAACCCCCTCTCGACCCAGGACGAGGTCGCGGCATC encodes:
- a CDS encoding response regulator, coding for MKSGKGTVLLVEDEKPALDLLRKILEAEGFHVATAGNGREALDRLEEEIVDVVITDL
- a CDS encoding ATP-binding protein, which translates into the protein MRWPFRSARFRTKLALAMLLLFVLTVALLFAVDTYNERKLIDKLENTMEAVTKAIEVASDQAQISTSGEIDNEVLQDYAEKLRMRGVREIQILSPERAVIATSKGRARRKKAPEDIAIKGTIGGDVESTGPKRDYRLIMPIISQNQKVGYVTVDLLLDDYEATISRSFGRRVAALTAVFAVGLVLLLLLTRNFTQPVGQLAAAAQKVAEGDLDAQIESRRTDDLGALVQTWNAMVARLEEQRALEARLAAAERRASLGHLASGIAHEIRNPLNTIALAVEYLRRRFLPSGAPDRREFEETTDSLRDEIGRLNSLITNFLTYGKPMRLSPATFDATELAREVARELGPEAALRGVEISVDGAPAELAADRDLLKSAFLNVALNAVQMAGGGRLTIAADSDGREIRVRFDDTGPGIPPAHLAKIFEPYFSTREAGVGLGLAMTRKIVHDHGGELVAENLPGGGTRFTFTLPRVPLVETVPA
- a CDS encoding RNA-binding S4 domain-containing protein encodes the protein MDSGIVPPAPQRLDSWLDVACLFKTRSAAAKACDGGKVEVNGNRGKPHKTVRPGDLVEITLDRGRRRIVRVLATAAHSLPKKEARALWEDLTPPPSPEELEARRIERLSRPLPSGRPDSRDRRSIRRLKGR
- a CDS encoding EAL domain-containing protein, with product MSANGTDASPPGGSPPPISVLEIADDLEFTVWEADPRTERFRFVSDRIAPLLGCTPSERRWEPEYGAARVHPEDRPAYLALFREPSSGRFAIEYRASADDGRERWLRDVFRFSFDDDHRPISVRGITSDVTPRHDADQAARRSEERYRFLFDESLAGIFRMSSDGALLDCNDAFARIFGYPSRDAAMAGRDGVRHFEDADRERILQRLAADGKVSHAELQVRRGDGKPAWVLGTFTRLSGGASAAFEGVIVDITGRKKAEVLIEYQAFHDGLTGLANRKLFRDRLVQALAVARRKGRRLAVLFFDVDHFKLVNDRFGHETGDQLLQEVATRLVKAVRKVDTVARLGGDEFTLLLLDTESADAAVRVARKLLETMGSPFSVGGRTLSASASVGISLYPEDGDDEETLVRNADAAMYRAKELGRNNCQLYTRALQVRAMRRLTIETELKGAIARGELEVHYQPQVRVVDGQVRGFEALLRWRGNDGKMISPAEFIPVAEESNLILEIGEWVLFEACRRLRQWHDAGFPEVSVAVNVSPRQVQFGGLLELVNRALADSSVRASTLELEVTESVAMQDVEHTRALFFALRGVGARIAIDDFGTGHSSLSYVKHLPVHTLKIDQSFVRDIPGSSADEAIIGAIVHMADALRLRVLAEGVETIAQRDLLVRQKCGEMQGFLFSRALPAEATLALLREIRPAPSGGD
- a CDS encoding Xaa-Pro peptidase family protein, which gives rise to MRSPQLTRRRLFGGMAAGLAASALPLPGRAVRAESSLPPLPPPLPKEAFRERQEKVREQMARRRIDALFVTPSTNLRYLANLSIGRSERLTALLLPAKGPAVVVTPFFERPRSEKTGVFDRIETWQESEDPFALCGKVLGTGRTVAVEGSTALHAAERLRAAAGAALRDGTDLLDALREIKSPAEQGFIRAAGIRTVAAIEATWARLRAGMTELQGAEILSEEFVRAGVPSDGLVQFGPSSALPHGGPGGRPLAAGDVVLIDCGCLVEGYTSDITRTACFGKPSDRVRRVYDVVERAQRAGIDALAAGVPGEKVDAAARKVITDAGFGEFFTHRLGHGLGMDGHESPYLVSGNGRPLAAGNVETVEPGIYLPGEFGVRIEDDFAVTAGGRDRLSPPPAGLRILA